A single window of Coffea eugenioides isolate CCC68of chromosome 7, Ceug_1.0, whole genome shotgun sequence DNA harbors:
- the LOC113777382 gene encoding uncharacterized protein LOC113777382, with protein MSTQQESSEKTVATTQPEIASPGVQLTELLTKFGEMASEMAAQKKLIDELVSSGVRPEPVPATQPQSEPFVIPPFQTTFEGTFNPQYAFTQNPPFYPSYSQGFQPQSDPNMHLNPPVFYQTTAEPVIPEHTFQNKPEMGESSAPIDMKLLRRLDRFDEFIRKSQGLNKQGVLDYDDLCLFPSVQLPEGLFPESLEGDALDWYSNLKLEDVKTWIDLSNAFVRQYEYNCELTPTRTTLEGTKRKPSEDHKTYAKRWRKVAAKVEPPMTEDEIIRTFIKAHDPPYFEEIFRMTGCSFAAIVNKLEEFDDFVRAGKIVNVSALKSQLDALQGQGSNAKKPPFKKKEGDATFIWNQDPSPRPRYQHNPTYQPPYHYYPNPYPVYTTNIHHPRPRPSYPNPPVAPFQISQPNPPQNRPRPPYNPRFPPPNRPAYNHPQPPEPYNRPPSLRRREAQGPNVNRNPLPEHANIIGVILDDTEYVEPVRELAREAEVFGVTDQPFVIELPFEEDEKPFILDLTPAEREALEPVVIEFPKQEPVLSLQQVPWNYDEPDVQIGEKSIAKKEASVVTRSGKIASPFEAAIPI; from the exons atgagtacccAACAAGAGTCATCGGAAAAGACCGTTGCAACGACCCAGCCGGAGATTGCAAGtcccggggttcagttgacCGAATTGCTCACTAAATTTGGggagatggcatctgaaatggccgcTCAGAAGAAATTGATTGACGAGCTCGTCAGTAGCGGAGTGCGACCTGAACCTGTACCCGCTacacaaccacaatccgaaccatttgttattcctccgTTTCAAACTACGTTTGAGGGAACTTTTAACCCGCAATATGCTTTcactcaaaatcctcctttcTACCCTTCCTATAgtcaaggatttcagcctcaaagTGACCCAAACATGCATCTAAACCCACCAGTTTTCTATCAAACCACCGCAGAACCCGTGATACCGGAGCACACTTTCCAAAATAAGCCTGAAATGGGTGAATCTTCTGCTCCAATTGATATGAAGTTGCTCAGACGTCTAGATCGTTTCGATGAATTTATAAGGAAGAGCCAGGGGCTGAACAAGCAGGGAGTCCTGGATTATGATGACTTGTGCCTTTTTCCGAGCGTGcagttgcctgaggg GTTGTTCCCCGAGAGTCTGGAAGGGGATGCGCTTGACTGGTATTCCAACCTAAAACTTGAAGACGTGAAAACCTGGATTGATTTGTCTAATGCATTTGTGAGACAGTATGAGTACAACTGCGAGTTGACTCCCACCCGGACTACTCTGGAAGGAACGAAAAGGAAGCcttctgaggaccacaagacctATGCTAAGAGGTGGAGAAAAGTAGCTGCGAAGGTGGaaccaccgatgactgaggatgaaattattcgTACTTTCATAAAAGCtcatgatccgccgtacttcgAAGAGATCTTTCGTATGACCGGATGTTCGTTTGCTGCAATTGTAAACAAACTTGAGGAGTTTGATGACTTTGTGAGAGCTGGAAAGATTGTCAATGTCTCCGCCCTCAAATctcagttggatgctttacaaggGCAAGGAAGCAATGCGAAAAAGCCGCCGTTCAAAAAGAAGGAGGGGGACGCAACCTTTATTTGGAACCAAGACCCTTCACCCAGACCCCGATATCAACACAATCCAACTTACCAACCACCTTATCATTACTATCCGAATCCGTACCCTGTATATACTACCAACATTCaccatcctcgacctcgcccaagctatcccaACCCACCTGTAgctccttttcaaatttctcaaccaaatccaccCCAAAACCGACCACGCCCACCATATAATCCAAGATTTCCACCACCAAATAGACCTGCTTACAACcatcctcaacctcctgaaccttacaaccgaccACCTAGCC TTAGGAGAAGGGAGGCACAAGGACCGAACGTAAATAGAAACCCTTTACCGGAACATGCCAATATCATTGGGGTTATTCTGGATGATACGGAGTATGTGGAACCAGTCAGAGAATTGGCAAGGGAAgctgaagtgtttggggtcacagaccaaccCTTTGTCATAGAGTTGCCATTTGAAGAGGATGAAAAGCCCTTTATTTTGGATCTCACGCCAGCTGAGAGGGAGGCTTTGGAGCCCGTAGTCATTGAATTCCCGAAGCAAGAGCCTGTTTTAAGTTTGCAACAAGTACCCTGGAATTATGATGAACCTGACGTACAGATTGGGGAGAAGTCAATTGCAAAGAAGGAAGCGTCAGTGGTTACCAGATCGGGGAAGATTGCAAGTCCATTTGAAGCTGCCATTCCGATTTGA